The sequence TTATCACAACCACTCATTTCAGCTTTTGAAACTACATCTGATATCACTTCATAGCAATCATCCACTTCCTCCTGCACCTTACAAtgtcaaaaattcaaaaacaaaaaggggaTTTAGTGCTAACATTTAGGggttcttataattttatttatcggTATAGAGTTTAAagagaattataaattatttaaaattgtagttaCAACGTGATTAGTTCGATACAACTATACTTGATTTGGactaaaagaaagaaattctttCTTACCGAAGTGAAGTTTTACGAAATGACAATTTTGGCCTCGAGCAGCTCAACTCAAAACATGGATGGCCAAACCCTCAAGTCTCCAAACCTAATTAAGTCACTATCTCTTGTCCCTCCATGTCTGAAAATCTAATGTAgattgaattttgtaaaaaatttctttcattttttatcccattcTACATATAtcatgtgtataaaatttttccctaaataaattataccaTATCGTCTTTATACAAATGgcttatatatattgaatgaagtagaaaatcaaataaaatttacaacaaaaaattcaatccgaaCCTAAAGTCCTTTTCACGCAATTCCGTGTTCCCACATCGGCTTTAATTTTTCCATGCACGTATTTATTATGCATTTGATTTGTGAAAACCCTGCTCTGGCCATAGGGAAAGCCTTCTTGCATTATCACAATCATTTCCCAAAACCGAAAAGAAACATTAAATTCACCAGAAAATGACTGTATATGgtgtttttatcatttattccatttaatatgtatataaaatacttttaaaaatacaaatttaaaaataatattattttagaatagAAGATCCAACCGCAAAATCATGGGTATATAAAAGCTACCAACCTTGGTTGTTTTGAGCAGAGTAAGAAGGTGGTTTTCATAGTCAAAGGCATTGCCATTGCGAAGCTCAACTTGCAGTTGATGAATAACGTGAAGCATTGTGGCTGTGGCCAGTGCAGCCACTACAGATGGCAGATAACATACCATTCTTGAATCTGCATGCATCCATCTCAATTCATTCAAATCAAAACTCATAATTAAGGATTAACAACATCTAATCTtgattgattcaaattcaattaattaacacCCACCGGGAAGAACAGAGAGGAGGAGATCTTCACAGCTCCGGAGAAATTCCCAGTGAACATAGCTCTTCAGCCCAAGCCTTCTCACAATGTGATCAAGAAATGAAAGTGGGGTCACTGCATTCATCCTCCATTTCAGGGATGAGAGCACCAACAGCTCCATTCTCTGTATGGTTTTCGCCTCGAACACATACTTCGAATCCCCCACCTGCACAATATTCATTCATGGAATTgggagaaaaataaacaagaaatttaatgGCAGAAATTAATCCCGTACATACTTGAAGGTCTAGGAGAAGAGGAACGTGAGTTTCTTCAACTTTAGCAGCTAAAGAGAGGCAAGCAACAGCAGCGAGCTGCATCATCCATGGCTTCTCTCTCTGAAAACCGACGCAGCTGGAGAGGAATCTGTCGAGATAGTTGACTGCGAGAATCGCAGTTAGGGTTGAGAAACCGTGATTTCTATTGATTTTGAGGATGCACACGACGGCTTCTCTTCTCGAAAGAGAAAAGCGTGATTCGCGGTGGAGACAGGTTTCGGGTTCGATtttgatctctctctctttgcgGAAAAGGGAGCGAAGCTCTTCATCGTCCCAGAACAAATCGTGTTCCAGGAAAAGCAGAGAGGGGAGGAGGAGATTTCTCTCTCTGCCTCTGGTAGGGAAATCCTGAACGATTTCGCTTTGTTCTTCGCAGTAAAGCGCATCAAACAACGATTTCTGTGCAGCGTTCTGCCCCACAGCCATacttgaagaagaagaatgggctgccgctgctgctgctgctttcTTCTGTGTGTGTTCAGTAAAcgagaaaagaagagaaaagtaAAGTGAACCCCATAATCTCTCTCTCCAATCTGAATGGAGATCACTCAGTTCTCAAAAACAGAGATAAATAAAAGGGGAAGAGATTTTATGAGAGTGGGTTTCACGCTTGTCCTTTCTTTATGCACACAGATGGTAATATTCATTCCTCCATGaatcatgattttttgtttttaactttaGCAACCAAATTGCAATATGAGGACTGtgtgttttgtgtgtgtgcgtgcttGGCGGGCTGAAATGCAACAGCACGCACACCCAGCGCCAGCCGGGACCCGCGAAAACTACCTCCTTGCATTAAGACGCTATGTCTGCCCACCAAACCTTTTTGCAAAACCCAAACTGCTGCGATTTCTTAGAATATCCTATCACAAccaaaacttttatttaaatcagatttgctaaaactaaattaattagatgataaatatatcatttgtCATTTTCGTTCTGATTCGAGTCGAGGTCGCTATCACCTCAAGTGTTGTCAAAATAGTACTTGGGACATGAGAAAAGAGGAGATGGTTAGACTTGTTGAGTGGTCCACAATTAAACCCtacgatgcttaagttagatTATGTTCGTGATAGACGAATGCGGTCTGAATGTATTCAATGCGAGTTTGGGTgtaataaatatctttttataaatgaagTATAAATAGTGTACTTATAGGGTTTGAAGGTGTTCACTTACCTAAGTCACGTGTCATGATTTCTCATTAGATGTTGTCAAGTGAATCAACAGCTTAAATAGATGGGTCTTTTGAGCTGGATCGATGGAGTGGGTAAGATCGAGCAACCTGACTCGAATCAGGAAGGCACAGATCTTCAACATAAATTGCAATAAACTCACCTTCTTGGGTGTATTTGCGtcattttgtcaatttatggaccaaaaatgtaagtAGTAATTGGTTAGAGACTGAAATCgaaaaaatgatattgtttAGAGATCCAAAGTGTAACTTTTATCTAGGattacaataatcaaattaagcaATGTCTTAGTAAGTTTTGACCAAACCAACATTTCACAGtgattatattcatttatgaaatactcaatataaaatttaatattccacctaaattttgaccattaggggaaaaaaaaaagagagaaggaaTGGGGACTATGATGGTTTATTAAAGTTGGATAAATGATGGGATGATTAAGGGTTCCAGCTCAATACAACTAAAACCTTAATAtgaattagattaaaataataaatagtgaCTTTATTACAGTTGTTAATCAgtttaatgattaattaaccAATAACCACCAACATTAACACATCAACAGTTATTGCATGATTCTCGTTAAAAAGTCAAGCTCTGCAAGGAAAGGCGGGCTGAATGAATCATGTCTTAATTTAAtagtcaaaatcaaaattttatgatcGAGGTTAATATTATgactttgatttttattaaatgaatagATATTTGTCTtgttttatgtaaatttattttatttttttttgtcgtaTCAACGTATTGATTGGAGCAATGCATTGTTCAGTTTATTagatttttgatattaatgtaattataattaccatctattaaaaatgaagaggaaaaaaaaaaggccttAATAGTTTCTAAAATTGGCAATCATTTGTTCCCCACTTCCCATGCAATAATACAATTATTGGCAGTACGTTGTGCAGTCAatgatgtttaatttaattgcaatgttaatacttcaaaattattaatgtttgatacatatgaattaattatttttattttacgaaaaaaataatgatctATACaagattttacttttaaaaaatgcatcaggaaaaagtgaaattaatataaataatagaaaatttaatgcCCACCAAACTGACACCTTCCTTTTTATAGTGAATAATAtatg comes from Sesamum indicum cultivar Zhongzhi No. 13 linkage group LG10, S_indicum_v1.0, whole genome shotgun sequence and encodes:
- the LOC105172702 gene encoding cyclin-D3-1 isoform X2; protein product: MAVGQNAAQKSLFDALYCEEQSEIVQDFPTRGRERNLLLPSLLFLEHDLFWDDEELRSLFRKEREIKIEPETCLHRESRFSLSRREAVVCILKINRNHGFSTLTAILAVNYLDRFLSSCVGFQREKPWMMQLAAVACLSLAAKVEETHVPLLLDLQVGDSKYVFEAKTIQRMELLVLSSLKWRMNAVTPLSFLDHIVRRLGLKSYVHWEFLRSCEDLLLSVLPDSRMVCYLPSVVAALATATMLHVIHQLQVELRNGNAFDYENHLLTLLKTTKEEVDDCYEVISDVVSKAEMSGCDNESWVGVTSSPCSCISSCSSSSTPQQQQQPIFKKRRVEEQQMKLPSLMSRVFVDVVVATPH
- the LOC105172702 gene encoding cyclin-D3-1 isoform X1, encoding MAVGQNAAQKSLFDALYCEEQSEIVQDFPTRGRERNLLLPSLLFLEHDLFWDDEELRSLFRKEREIKIEPETCLHRESRFSLSRREAVVCILKINRNHGFSTLTAILAVNYLDRFLSSCVGFQREKPWMMQLAAVACLSLAAKVEETHVPLLLDLQVGDSKYVFEAKTIQRMELLVLSSLKWRMNAVTPLSFLDHIVRRLGLKSYVHWEFLRSCEDLLLSVLPDSRMVCYLPSVVAALATATMLHVIHQLQVELRNGNAFDYENHLLTLLKTTKVQEEVDDCYEVISDVVSKAEMSGCDNESWVGVTSSPCSCISSCSSSSTPQQQQQPIFKKRRVEEQQMKLPSLMSRVFVDVVVATPH